The Halosimplex litoreum genome has a window encoding:
- a CDS encoding sulfite exporter TauE/SafE family protein — MTPLQAATTVGSADAGLAVFALVGLLGGAHCLGMCGPLVTLYADRLGDDGPAGFSEIRQHLLFNLGRTASYALIGALMGALGTVLYDAAGVAAIADDVRAVAGVLVGGFILLTGATYALTGSTAGALGHAWTPSAFERVSSALMARVDRWVRGPRIAALGAVHGLLPCPLLYPAFLYAFATGSPVYGALALATLGLATVPAVFAYGVAFGAVSPRVQGPLHRALGVAFLIMGYLPLAHGLMLLGIHLPHPPLPAYQPLG; from the coding sequence ATGACGCCGCTCCAGGCCGCCACGACCGTCGGCAGTGCGGACGCTGGCCTCGCCGTCTTCGCGCTGGTCGGGCTACTCGGTGGGGCCCACTGTCTGGGGATGTGCGGCCCGCTGGTGACGCTGTACGCCGACCGGTTGGGCGACGACGGACCCGCCGGGTTCTCGGAGATCCGCCAGCACCTGCTGTTCAACCTCGGTCGAACGGCGAGTTACGCGCTGATCGGCGCGCTGATGGGCGCGCTGGGGACCGTGCTGTACGACGCCGCCGGCGTCGCGGCGATAGCCGACGACGTGCGAGCGGTCGCCGGCGTGCTCGTCGGCGGGTTCATCCTGCTGACCGGCGCGACGTACGCGCTCACCGGGTCGACCGCCGGCGCACTCGGCCACGCCTGGACGCCCTCGGCGTTCGAGCGGGTGAGCAGTGCGTTGATGGCCCGCGTCGACCGCTGGGTCCGCGGCCCGCGCATCGCGGCGCTGGGCGCCGTCCACGGGCTCCTCCCGTGCCCGCTGCTGTACCCCGCGTTCCTCTACGCCTTCGCCACCGGGTCGCCGGTCTACGGGGCGCTCGCGCTCGCGACGCTGGGACTGGCGACCGTCCCGGCGGTGTTCGCCTACGGCGTCGCGTTCGGGGCCGTCTCGCCGCGAGTTCAGGGACCGCTCCACCGGGCGCTCGGCGTCGCGTTTCTGATCATGGGCTACCTCCCGCTCGCCCACGGCCTGATGTTACTGGGTATCCACCTGCCCCACCCGCCGCTGCCCGCCTACCAGCCGCTGGGGTGA
- a CDS encoding GNAT family N-acetyltransferase, protein MPGARIAVGDRVTLRTVETEDVPFLQRAGANPEIRYPLGNPLRTRADFDLDEDDDTDRFLVCLDDESGPGGADGDDLRRIGEVTADNVGYRRPELGYWLVPEVHRQGYGREAVGLVVDHCFRSYDRPAVGAGAFEHNDASRALLESLGFVEEGRRRQFMFVDGAYRDMVQYGLLRSEWNGE, encoded by the coding sequence GGACCGTCGAGACAGAGGACGTGCCGTTTCTCCAGCGGGCCGGCGCGAACCCCGAGATCCGCTATCCCCTCGGAAACCCACTCCGCACTCGCGCGGACTTCGACCTCGACGAAGACGACGACACCGACCGCTTCCTCGTCTGTCTCGACGACGAGAGCGGCCCGGGCGGCGCGGACGGTGACGACCTACGACGGATCGGCGAGGTGACGGCCGACAACGTGGGCTATCGGCGCCCGGAACTGGGCTACTGGCTGGTCCCGGAAGTCCACCGCCAGGGCTACGGGAGGGAAGCCGTCGGACTGGTCGTCGACCACTGCTTTCGGTCCTACGACCGGCCCGCCGTGGGCGCGGGCGCCTTCGAGCACAACGACGCTTCACGGGCCCTGCTGGAGTCGCTCGGGTTCGTCGAGGAAGGCCGGCGTAGACAGTTCATGTTCGTCGACGGCGCGTATCGCGACATGGTCCAGTACGGGCTGCTCCGTTCGGAGTGGAACGGCGAGTGA